One segment of Babesia bigemina genome assembly Bbig001, chromosome : II DNA contains the following:
- a CDS encoding DNA2/NAM7 HELICASE FAMILY,putative → MSATVEAPVASTLFDLERLDVYRLLQRALEIGRSDARRFSSPEELLSSRLSPEIREVYAALFKGGFNRHDLAALEHSGYVLFLWPLLSLDSLPLIPSIGAESRDGYDAVRFAAVMTCVWAVVEDHSDGRSDYADLLRQVAKEHPVAFECVFYNAAQLFMLESWRSDLCDTRECDAADRLTILELRALLRFFILCFQSFEVGGIRRCCVQLASPAIWLHIPEVVRERNIYAHNRLAQGLFQRSTKRLEERYDTLDDVKGLPLFSGLDGVRSLYELSAVDAEGHRKLNDRARFLLSRDFLNSVLNHFIYVLEDGIDLDAFSSADSTVQERAMQRLMLCENHMEFLIDLLSQLNTRRVVKPLCDAKLILVRCRQTPLHEHLEGSLFKSMLRILNFYVKFYIDEELGTPLAYDKVMEHYYQRFEAFQRVCFTKFGSDEVLKGVHLLSAFEVHQKGGLTELLSQCKSSVLGRLVLELGLFAVEDNDMESPRLMRPAAVNLTPIKEKGKKAVKQFLIGVINAHLERQVDSVAFLNSLPLYPTEELLWSSSELPNANAYIRMSSLALNKLNLQYLTVFDFLYRNFSLFRLESASQIKYDLEEAIDSCCPRAYLGRGGSKSGQQQLVETRFEGSHPMAIGVTSFTIRNVSSATVLHSDSSFVDAEIVVDTSLIKEFQVRRDWQRLKRYDVVFLVSVSAPLQQVRKRLDEYESPEEVPLNLGINLVRGAEICQVLDEEGHVISDLNPYETRTPIGFRLVLRVRLDYNQYLEDISRDPNIYGHMNLLVRRPARVNTFKAVLASLRHMINRPTALPGWLSDLVLGFGAPLQCQYPQMEPPEWRLNLLNTWKSVGHFMETNSSFVVKAALLGDSADGWEAREVSESELFVRPLQGSALTGADGAAVAANVAGDFNSWCALSQLGLRVDPATLQPLGNGRYMLSTSVGFMVVEVDGSMLASMNEKGAVVHGQRSDLRLPPKVALLVPRFHVPSPRAELAAPRPNIVFTPAQVEAIRSGVSPGLTVIVGPPGTGKTDCVCQIVGILFRNLPEERTVVCTHSNYALNDIFTKLVLNGHVDEHHIVRLGGSEFEIEGLGDFSKWGRVNFILQRRLDMLALVKKLVDALEVPGDYNFSLQLSLSFFNSKVLPLLRHQGALSVVASDPGDTNPTNEADQGAAGDASSELKDVNGEGKAETSPEGRADKRANNVPRLLALLNGFFNSEVEFAPSLRDLSTRWQHLQLCGSAGDAQLHEKRCEFLMYMYSMIKELQPFEVLRNNHDRGRYLVEKYARLVAMTCTHASLGRETMESLRYSNLVMEEAAQVLEAETFALLAHPLKRVILSGDHYQLPPVVNNRSLLQFSNMQQSLFHRLVRLDTPHVILDRQGRCRPEIASLFTHFYPVKIDNIDLALSLPEFGSCNRGFEHTVQFVDCAGSESAPIPHYYQNLEEAEFVVATYMYMRLRGYRSENIVILCMYNGQRALIEDIVKHKCAWNPRIKAPRAIATADKFQGRQSDIVLLSLVRTARPGHLRDPRRMLVALSRARLGLYIFGSWRLFRGCRQLQQFATRLDAYPKQLRLLPDDTAASAVSVSRYSEMEPILQQLQ, encoded by the exons ATGTCTGCCACCGTGGAAGCTCCTGTGGCGTCGACGCTGTTCGACTTGGAGCGGCTGGACGTCTACCGTCTACTGCAGCGTGCTCTCGAGATCGGCCGCTCGGACGCGCGGCGCTTCAGCTCGCCtgaggagctgctgtcTTCTCGCCTCAGTCCCGAGATACGCGAGGTATACGCTGCTCTCTTCAAAGGCGGTTTCAACCGTCACGACCTAGCTGCTCTGGAGCACTCGGGCTATGTCTTATTTCTTTGGCCGCTTCTCTCTTTAGACTCTCTTCCGCTGATCCCCAGCATAGGCGCAGAGTCACGCGATGGGTACGATGCCGTCCgtttcgctgccgtgatgaCATGCGTTTGGGCTGTCGTCGAGGACCACAGCGATGGCCGCAGCGACTACGCCGACCTGTTGCGCCAAGTTGCCAAAG AACACCCCGTCGCTTTTGAGTGCGTCTTCTACAACGCCGCGCAGCTTTTCATGCTGGAGAGTTGGCGCAGCGACCTGTGCGATACCCGTGAGTGCGACGCCGCTGACCGCCTAACTATTCTCGAGCTGCGGGCGTTGCTTCGTTTCTTCATACTGTGTTTTCAGAGCTTCGAGGTCGGGGGGATCCGGAGGTGCTGCGTGCAGCTGGCGTCGCCGGCGATCTGGCTGCACATCCCCGAGGTGGTGCGTGAGAGAAACATCTATGCCCACAACCGCCTGGCGCAAGGGCTGTTTCAACGCTCCACCAAGCGCCTGGAGGAACGGTATGACACGTTGGACGATGTAAAAGGGCTGCCACTTTTTTCGGGTTTAGATGGCGTGAGGTCGTTGTACGAGCTCTCCGCAGTGGACGCTGAGGGTCACCGCAAGCTGAACGACCGCGCCCGCTTTTTGCTAAGTCGCGACTTTCTGAACAGCGTGCTCAACCACTTCATCTACGTTTTGGAGGACGGCATTGATCTGGACGCGTTTTCATCCGCCGACAGCACGGTGCAGGAGCGCGCCATGCAGCGTCTGATGCTCTGCGAGAACCACATGGAGTTTTTGATCGACCTGCTGAGCCAGTTGAATACGCGCCGCGTTGTGAAACCGCTGTGCGACGCGAAGCTGATTCTGGTGCGCTGCAGGCAgacgccgctgcacgagcACCTGGAGGGGTCGTTGTTCAAGAGCATGCTGCGTATTCTGAACTTTTACGTGAAGTTCTACATCGACGAGGAGCTGGGCACGCCTTTGGCGTACGACAAGGTGATGGAGCACTACTACCAGCGCTTCGAGGCCTTCCAACGCGTGTGCTTCACCAAGtttggcagcgatgaggtGCTGAAGGGCGTGCACCTTTTGTCGGCGTTCGAGGTGCACCAGAAGGGCGGTCTGACCGAGCTGCTGTCGCAGTGCAAGTCCAGCGTGCTGGGCAGGCTGGTGTTGGAGCTGGGTCTGTTCGCCGTGGAGGACAACGACATGGAGTCGCCCCGCCTGATGCGCCCCGCTGCGGTGAACCTCACCCCTATAAAGGAGAAGGGGAAGAAGGCGGTGAAGCAATTCCTGATAGGCGTTATAAACGCGCATCTCGAGCGCCAGGTGGATTCCGTGGCGTTTTTGAACAGCCTGCCGCTGTACCCTACTGAGGAGCTGTTGTGGAGTTCCAGCGAGCTTCCGAACGCCAACGCGTACATCCGCATGTCGTCCCTGGCTTTGAACAAGTTGAACCTGCAGTACCTGACTGTGTTCGACTTTCTGTATCGCAACTTCAGTTTATTCCGTTTGGAAAGCGCCTCGCAGATCAAGTACGACCTGGAGGAGGCGATCGACTCGTGCTGCCCGCGCGCTTATttgggccgcggcgggtcgAAATctggccagcagcagctggtggagACGCGCTTCGAGGGCAGCCACCCGATGGCCATCGGTGTGACGTCGTTCACCATCCGTAACGTGTCGTCCGCCACGGTGCTGCATTCCGACTCCAGCTTCGTGGACGCCGAGATCGTGGTTGACACTTCGCTGATCAAGGAGTTCCAGGTACGGCGTGACTGGCAGCGTTTGAAGCGTTACGACGTGGTGTTCCTGGTGTCAGTCTCCGCGCCCTTGCAGCAGGTGCGTAAGCGGCTCGACGAGTACGAGTCGCCCGAGGAGGTCCCCCTGAACTTGGGCATCAACCTCGTCCGTGGCGCCGAGATCTGCCAGGTGCTGGACGAGGAGGGGCACGTCATTTCTGACTTAAACCCGTACGAGACTCGCACCCCCATCGGGTTCCGGCTGGTCCTCCGCGTGCGGTTGGACTACAATCAGTACCTCGAGGACATTAGCCGCGACCCCAACATATACGGCCACATGAACTTGTTGGTTCGTCGCCCTGCTCGCGTCAACACTTTCAAGGCTGTCCTAGCGTCCCTGCGCCACATGATAAACCGCCCTACGGCGTTGCCTGGCTGGCTAAGCGACCTGGTTCTGGGTTTCGGCGCCCCCCTTCAGTGCCAGTACCCGCAGATGGAGCCGCCGGAATGGCGTCTCAACCTCCTGAATACCTGGAAGAGCGTGGGCCACTTCATGGAGACCAACAGCAGCTTCGTGGTGAAGGCCGCGTTGCTCGGTGACAGCGCTGACGGTTGGGAAGCCCGCGAGGTATCGGAATCGGAGCTGTTCGTGCGCCCCCTTCAGGGCAGTGCCCTGACGGGCGCCGATGGCGCAGCGGTGGCTGCCAATGTCGCGGGAGATTTTAACTCGTGGTGCGCACTATCGCAATTGGGGCTGCGCGTTGACCCCGCCACCCTTCAGCCGCTGGGCAACGGCCGGTACATGTTGTCGACCTCCGTTGGCTTTATGGTGGTGGAGGTAGATGGCAGCATGCTGGCATCCATGAATGAAAAGGGCGCTGTGGTCCACGGCCAGCGGTCCGATCTACGCCTCCCGCCCAAGGTTGCGCTCCTGGTGCCGCGGTTCCATGTCCCTTCACCCCGGGCCGAGCTGGCGGCGCCGCGCCCCAACATCGTTTTCACGCCGGCTCAGGTGGAGGCAATCCGCTCCGGGGTGTCCCCAGGGCTGACTGTGATCGTTGGACCGCCGGGCACGGGTAAAACCGACTGCGTGTGCCAGATCGTGGGCATTCTGTTCCGCAACCTGCCCGAAGAGCGCACGGTCGTGTGCACCCACAGCAACTACGCGCTGAACGACATTTTCACGAAGCTGGTGCTGAATGGCCACGTCGACGAGCACCACATCGTGCGTCTCGGTGGCTCTGAGTTCGAGATTGAGGGCCTGGGCGACTTTTCTAAATGGGGCCGCGTGAACTTCATTCTCCAGCGCCGTCTGGATATGCTAGCCCTCGTCAAGAAGCTGGTCGACGCCCTGGAGGTGCCCGGAGACTACAACttcagcctccaacttTCGCTTTCGTTCTTCAACTCGAAAgtgctgccgctgctgcgacACCAGGGGGCGCTCTCCGTAGTTGCCAGCGACCCCGGAGACACGAACCCCACGAACGAAGCCGACCAAGGTGCCGCAGGCGACGCCAGCAGTgagcttaaggatgtcaacGGTGAGGGCAAAGCCGAAACTTCGCCAGAAGGACGCGCCGACAAGCGCGCGAACAACGTGCCGCGACTGCTGGCATTGCTCAACGGCTTCTTCAACTCCGAGGTGGAATTCGCTCCCTCGTTACGTGACCTTTCTACGCGCTGGCAGCATCTCCAACTCTGCGGCTCTGCGGGAGATGCGCAGCTGCATGAGAAGCGCTGCGAGTTCCTCATGTACATGTACAGCAtgatcaaggagctgcagCCGTTTGAGGTTCTGCGCAACAACCACGACAGGGGCCGCTATTTGGTGGAGAAGTACGCTCGGCTGGTGGCGATGACCTGCACCCACGCGTCGCTGGGCCGTGAGACGATGGAGAGCCTGCGTTACAGCAACCTGGTGATGGAGGAGGCTGCGCAGGTGTTGGAGGCGGAGACGTTCGCGCTTCTGGCGCACCCGCTGAAACGCGTCATTCTGAGCGGTGACCACTACCAACTCCCCCCTGTCGTGAACAATCGCAGTCTGCTCCAGTTCTCCAACATGCAGCagtccctcttccaccgccTGGTGCGTCTGGACACTCCGCACGTGATTCTGGACCGCCAGGGCCGTTGCCGCCCCGAGATCGCTTCGCTGTTCACGCACTTCTACCCCGTGAAGATCGACAACATCGACCTGGCGCTGTCGCTGCCCGAATTCGGCTCCTGCAACCGCGGCTTCGAGCACACCGTGCAGTTCGTTGACTGCGCCGGCTCCGAGTCCGCACCCATTCCGCACTACTACCAGAACCTGGAGGAGGCCGAGTTTGTGGTGGCTAC